Proteins encoded within one genomic window of Tamandua tetradactyla isolate mTamTet1 chromosome 11, mTamTet1.pri, whole genome shotgun sequence:
- the RPL36 gene encoding large ribosomal subunit protein eL36 has product MALRYPMAVGLNKGHKVTKNVSKPRHSRRRGRLTKHTKFVRDMIREVCGFAPYERRAMELLKVSKDKRALKFIKKRVGTHIRAKRKREELSNVLAAMRKAAAKKD; this is encoded by the exons ATGGCTCTTCGCTATCCTATGGCCGTGGGCCTCAATAAGGGCCATAAGGTGACCAAAAACGTGAGCAAGCCGAGGCACAGTCGCCGCCGCGGG CGCCTCACCAAGCACACCAAATTTGTGCGGGACATGATCCGAGAGGTGTGTGGCTTCGCCCCCTACGAGCGGCGTGCCATGGAACTGCTCAAGGTCTCCAAGGACAAGCGGGCCCTCAAGTTCATCAAGAAAAGG GTGGGGACGCACATCCGTGccaagaggaaaagagaggagcTGAGCAACGTCCTTGCCGCCATGAGGAAAGCTGCTGCCAAGAAAGACTGA
- the MICOS13 gene encoding MICOS complex subunit MIC13 → MVPRVLSLMRFLIKGSVAGGSVYLVYDQELLGPSEKSQAALRKAEEVVPPAMYQFSQYVCEQTGLQMPQLPPMPKFNLPIRDSWNSGIITVMAALSAAPSKACEYSREGWKYLKERTK, encoded by the exons ATGGTGCCCCGAGTGCTGTCGCTGATGAG GTTCCTCATCAAGGGCAGTGTGGCTGGGGGCTCCGTTTACCTCGTCTACGATCAGGAGCTGCTGGGGCCTAGCGAGAAGAGCCAGGCGGCACTTCGGAAGGCCGAGGAAGTGGTCCCCCCAGCCATGTACCAGTTCAGCCAGTACGTGTGTGAGCAGACGGGCCTGCAAATGCCCCAG CTCCCGCCTATGCCAAAGTTTAACCTTCCCATCCGCGATTCCTGGAATTCAG GTATCATCACAGTGATGGCAGCTCTGTCGGCCGCCCCCTCCAAGGCCTGCGAGTACTCCAGGGAGGGCTGGAAATACCTGAAGGAGCGTACCAAGTAG